The proteins below are encoded in one region of Neofelis nebulosa isolate mNeoNeb1 chromosome 17, mNeoNeb1.pri, whole genome shotgun sequence:
- the SIAH1 gene encoding E3 ubiquitin-protein ligase SIAH1 isoform X2, whose amino-acid sequence MSRQTATALPTGTSKCTPSQRVPALTGTTASNNDLASLFECPVCFDYVLPPILQCQSGHLVCSNCRPKLTCCPTCRGPLGSIRNLAMEKVANSVLFPCKYASSGCEITLPHTEKADHEELCEFRPYSCPCPGASCKWQGSLDAVMPHLMHQHKSITTLQGEDIVFLATDINLPGAVDWVMMQSCFGFHFMLVLEKQEKYDGHQQFFAIVQLIGTRKQAENFAYRLELNGHRRRLTWEATPRSIHEGIATAIMNSDCLVFDTSIAQLFAENGNLGINVTISMC is encoded by the coding sequence ATGAGCCGCCAGACTGCAACAGCATTACCCACTGGAACCTCAAAGTGTACGCCGTCCCAGAGGGTGCCTGCCCTGACTGGCACAACCGCATCCAATAATGACTTGGCGAGTCTTTTTGAGTGTCCCGTCTGCTTTGACTATGTGTTACCACCCATTCTTCAGTGTCAGAGTGGCCATCTTGTTTGTAGCAACTGTCGCCCAAAGCTCACATGTTGTCCAACCTGCCGGGGCCCGTTGGGATCCATTCGCAACTTGGCTATGGAGAAAGTGGCCAATTCCGTACTTTTCCCTTGTAAATATGCCTCTTCTGGATGTGAAATAACTCTgccacacacagaaaaagcagACCATGAAGAGCTCTGTGAGTTTAGGCCTTATTCGTGTCCGTGCCCCGGTGCTTCCTGTAAATGGCAAGGCTCTTTGGATGCTGTAATGCCCCATCTGATGCATCAGCATAAGTCCATTACAACCCTACAGGGAGAGGATATAGTTTTCCTTGCTACAGACATTAATCTTCCAGGTGCTGTTGACTGGGTGATGATGCAGTCCTGTTTTGGCTTTCACTTCATGTTAGTcctggagaaacaggaaaagtaCGACGGTCACCAGCAGTTCTTTGCAATTGTACAGCTGATAGGAACACGCAAGCAAGCTGAAAATTTTGCTTATCGACTTGAGCTAAATGGTCATAGGCGGCGATTGACTTGGGAAGCGACTCCGCGATCTATTCATGAGGGAATTGCAACAGCCATTATGAATAGCGACTGCCTAGTCTTTGACACCAGCATTGCACAGCTTTTTGCAGAAAATGGCAATTTAGGCATCAATGTAACTATTTCCATGTGTTGA
- the SIAH1 gene encoding E3 ubiquitin-protein ligase SIAH1 isoform X1 codes for MTGKSTSPFLYSWRGILLTCLPAAGTRKRKEMSRQTATALPTGTSKCTPSQRVPALTGTTASNNDLASLFECPVCFDYVLPPILQCQSGHLVCSNCRPKLTCCPTCRGPLGSIRNLAMEKVANSVLFPCKYASSGCEITLPHTEKADHEELCEFRPYSCPCPGASCKWQGSLDAVMPHLMHQHKSITTLQGEDIVFLATDINLPGAVDWVMMQSCFGFHFMLVLEKQEKYDGHQQFFAIVQLIGTRKQAENFAYRLELNGHRRRLTWEATPRSIHEGIATAIMNSDCLVFDTSIAQLFAENGNLGINVTISMC; via the exons ATGACCGGGAAGTCTACCTCACCTTTTCTGTACTCCTGGAGAGGCATCTTGCTCACATGTTTACCTGCAGCtgggacaaggaaaagaaaag AAATGAGCCGCCAGACTGCAACAGCATTACCCACTGGAACCTCAAAGTGTACGCCGTCCCAGAGGGTGCCTGCCCTGACTGGCACAACCGCATCCAATAATGACTTGGCGAGTCTTTTTGAGTGTCCCGTCTGCTTTGACTATGTGTTACCACCCATTCTTCAGTGTCAGAGTGGCCATCTTGTTTGTAGCAACTGTCGCCCAAAGCTCACATGTTGTCCAACCTGCCGGGGCCCGTTGGGATCCATTCGCAACTTGGCTATGGAGAAAGTGGCCAATTCCGTACTTTTCCCTTGTAAATATGCCTCTTCTGGATGTGAAATAACTCTgccacacacagaaaaagcagACCATGAAGAGCTCTGTGAGTTTAGGCCTTATTCGTGTCCGTGCCCCGGTGCTTCCTGTAAATGGCAAGGCTCTTTGGATGCTGTAATGCCCCATCTGATGCATCAGCATAAGTCCATTACAACCCTACAGGGAGAGGATATAGTTTTCCTTGCTACAGACATTAATCTTCCAGGTGCTGTTGACTGGGTGATGATGCAGTCCTGTTTTGGCTTTCACTTCATGTTAGTcctggagaaacaggaaaagtaCGACGGTCACCAGCAGTTCTTTGCAATTGTACAGCTGATAGGAACACGCAAGCAAGCTGAAAATTTTGCTTATCGACTTGAGCTAAATGGTCATAGGCGGCGATTGACTTGGGAAGCGACTCCGCGATCTATTCATGAGGGAATTGCAACAGCCATTATGAATAGCGACTGCCTAGTCTTTGACACCAGCATTGCACAGCTTTTTGCAGAAAATGGCAATTTAGGCATCAATGTAACTATTTCCATGTGTTGA